One part of the Bicyclus anynana chromosome 8, ilBicAnyn1.1, whole genome shotgun sequence genome encodes these proteins:
- the LOC112048394 gene encoding apyrase produces MYVLPVFVLLVCAVFAENNNGLFELNILHYNDFHAHFDEIALNGSPCTPSQGECIGGYERLYSALRQALEAEPDSLLFNGGDTFQGTMWYNFLRWNVTLHFMNLLPQHDAHVLGNHEFDNGIEGLLPYLKGLNSPMLGANVNTTFEPELSPYVKNHIVVERKGRKIGIIGILLTGFTAPIGKVIMEDELEAVRREATLLTEQHVDIIIVLSHVGYATDMRLAALMPPEVDIIVGAHTHTLLYNGAVAPDGSRPAGLYPTVVTQASGHRIPVVQASAYTRYLGDIKLFFDDAGKIVSWEGQPIYLGTSIVKDERMASLIAPWREEVHAEGKEVLSASLTELNRGDCRRRECNIGSWICDNFIGEAVPRATGPAWGYAHACLINNGGIRAHVSAGEITTEGILMAMPFENKVQVYDLKGSYLLEALEFSVSLGDAQGFNRMVQIGGIRVVYNATAAPGSRVLSARVRCLQCDVPRYEPLDVEVTYRLITQDFIANGGGGFSMLANNRENVEDVDVDYLVLRRSLRRQGTVIQDLDGRIQIVH; encoded by the exons ATGTACGTACTACCGGTGTTTGTCCTGCTTGTGTGTGCGGTTTTTGCTGAAAACAATAATGGATTGTTCGAATTAAACATATTACATTACAACGATTTTCATGCACA CTTCGACGAAATAGCACTGAATGGTAGTCCCTGCACCCCTTCGCAAGGAGAATGCATTGGAGGTTACGAGCGCCTGTACTCTGCCCTCCGCCAGGCTCTCGAGGCTGAGCCTGACTCCCTGCTCTTCAATGGCGGAGACACATTCCAAGGGACCATGTGGTATAACTTTCTACGGTGGAACGTGACtctgcattttatgaatttgttGCCTCAGCACGATGCTCAT GTCCTTGGCAATCACGAATTCGACAATGGTATCGAAGGACTTCTTCCATACTTGAAGGGCCTAAATTCACCAATGCTAGGCGCCAATGTCAATACTACCTTCGAACCGGAATTGTCTCCGTACGTCAAAAACCACATTGTAGTGGAGCGAAAGGGTCGAAAGATTGGCATCATCGGAATATTGCTGACAGGG TTTACAGCGCCAATAGGAAAAGTAATAATGGAAGACGAGCTGGAGGCGGTTCGGCGCGAGGCGACACTCCTCACAGAGCAGCACGTCGACATCATCATAGTACTCTCGCACGTGGGATACGCCACTGATAT GCGTTTGGCAGCTCTTATGCCACCTGAAGTGGACATAATAGTGGGTGCGCACACTCACACTTTGCTGTACAATGGGGCCGTGGCACCAGACGGGTCGCGACCAGCCGGACTCTACCCCACTGTCGTCACACAAGCTAGCGGCCACAGA ATCCCGGTGGTGCAAGCGTCGGCCTACACTCGTTACTTAGGAGACATCAAGCTGTTCTTTGATGACGCTGGCAAGATTGTATCCTGGGAAGGACAACCGATATACCTTGGTACATCGATTGTAAAAG ATGAGCGTATGGCAAGCCTGATAGCGCCGTGGAGGGAGGAGGTCCACGCGGAGGGCAAGGAGGTGCTGAGCGCGTCGCTCACTGAGCTCAACCGCGGCGACTGCCGGCGCAGAGAGTGCAACATCGGCAGCTGGATCTGTGACAACTTTATTGGTGAA GCGGTTCCTCGGGCGACTGGCCCTGCGTGGGGGTACGCTCACGCGTGTTTGATCAACAATGGCGGCATACGAGCACATGTCAGTGCAGGAG AAATAACAACCGAAGGGATCCTAATGGCGATGCCGTTTGAGAACAAAGTGCAAGTATATGACTTAAAGGGCTCGTATTTGCTGGAGGCTCTCGAGTTCTCAGTGAGTCTGGGCGACGCGCAAGGCTTTAACAGAATGGTTCAGATTGGCG GTATACGGGTGGTTTACAACGCTACAGCGGCGCCCGGGTCTCGCGTATTGTCCGCCAGAGTGCGCTGCCTGCAATGTGACGTACCGCGATACGAGCCTCTCGACGTAGAGGTCACATATCGCCTCATAACGCAGGACTTCATCGCTAACGGCGGCGGAGGATTCTCG ATGTTAGCCAACAACAGAGAGAACGTCGAAGATGTGGACGTGGACTACTTGGTACTGCGCCGCAGTTTGCGACGACAGGGAACCGTGATACAGGATCTGGACGGACGAATACAAATAGTGCattaa
- the LOC112048420 gene encoding pancreatic lipase-related protein 2 — MADLDICLVVDTPFVVILVCAITAATVKDGKYSRFAHIRDDEGVLRRVDLEAAPNTDFIKHVARNPANNAYYLYTRQNPTSPQELTFNAASITSSNFNANAPTVVSVHGWWGNADTSNNVVIRNAFLEKGDYNVIVMDWSQLAAQDYVTAVAGIPAVGGGLGQFLNFLGLTTGIAFESIHLAGFSLGAHVVGNAGKQLNGRLARITGLDPAGPLWDLNPNRLHSSDAIYVEAIHTDASPNGVGIGFMVTVGHVDFFPNGGLAQPGCTTSQCHHNRAWEMFAASVTYDHLTGRQCSSISQVLNDNCVGQSLNMGNADLQKRG, encoded by the exons ATGGCGGACTTAGATATTTGTCTTGTTGTTGAT ACTCCCTTTGTTGTTATTCTAGTGTGTGCCATAACAGCGGCAACAGTAAAAGATGGTAAATATTCACGTTTTGCGCATATACGGGATGATGAAGGAGTATTGCGGCGAGTTGATTTGGAGGCAGCACCCAACACTGACTTCATAAAACATGTTGCGAGGAATCCTGCCAACAACGCATACTATCTTTACACAAG ACAAAACCCGACATCGCCTCAGGAGCTCACGTTCAATGCTGCGAGCATCACTTCGTCCAATTTCAACGCGAACGCTCCCACCGTGGTCTCCGTGCACGGCTGGTGGGGCAACGCTGATACTTCAAACAATGTCGTTATCAGGAATG CTTTTCTTGAAAAGGGTGACTACAACGTCATTGTTATGGACTGGAGTCAGCTGGCCGCCCAAGACTATGTGACCGCAGTGGCTGGGATACCTGCCGTGGGCGGCGGTCTTGGACAATTCCTGAACTTCCTCGGCCTTACCACGGGGATAGCGTTCGAGTCCATTCACCTGGCTGGCTTCAGTCTGGGCGCCCACGTCGTTGGTAACGCCGGGAAGCAACTGAACGGAAGACTGGCGCGAATTACTG GTTTGGATCCCGCCGGTCCCCTGTGGGATTTGAATCCGAACCGCCTCCATTCCAGCGATGCTATTTACGTGGAAGCTATCCACACTGACGCGAGCCCCAACGGAGTCGGTATCGGCTTCATGGTGACCGTCGGCCACGTGGACTTCTTCCCCAACGGTGGGCTCGCCCAGCCTGGCTGCACCACCAGCCAGTGCCACCACAACAGAGCGTGGGAGATGTTCGCAGCATCTGTGACTTACGACCATCTCACTGGCAGACAGTGTTCTAGCATTTCTCAAGTTCTCAACGATAACTGTGTTGGGCAATCTTTGAATATGGGCAACGCTGATTTGCAGAAGCGAGGGTAA